A section of the Oreochromis niloticus isolate F11D_XX linkage group LG9, O_niloticus_UMD_NMBU, whole genome shotgun sequence genome encodes:
- the xrcc2 gene encoding DNA repair protein XRCC2 — translation MSESGAQLLARLEARRCLKDIEPRLFPEDGGPDQGAVVELFGLEGTGKTELLYHLLCRCVLPEAAGGLEVDVVFVDTDYSLDMLHLVSILDSKLSAALLAGADEAALRSCLSRLLVVHCYSSSQLLLTLHFLETTLSSRPALALILIDSISAFYWVDRCEDGVSYTKQEEKLSRCAELLGRLLRDYRITVFATCHAIRRPAVPSSSSDSERSYLCRSWQRLVTHRLLCSRQKPGNNVAGEGGDDQEQRRHQIFTVHCTTTSSMVKASWSSSFCVTEAGVEFLLESEENKCAARQ, via the exons ATGAGCGAGAGCGGCGCTCAG CTATTAGCTCGTCTGGAGGCGCGGCGCTGCCTGAAGGATATTGAGCCTCGTCTGTTTCCGGAAGATGGAGGACCCGACCAAG GTGCGGTGGTGGAGCTGTTCGGGCTGGAGGGCACAG GTAAGACGGAGCTGCTGTATCACCTGCTGTGCCGGTGCGTTCTGCCGGAGGCAGCCGGGGGTCTGGAGGTGGATGTGGTGTTTGTGGACACAGACTACAGCCTAGACATGTTACACCTGGTCAGCATCCTGGACAGCAAACTGAGCGCAG CGCTGTTGGCCGGAGCAGACGAGGCAGCGCTGCGCTCATGTCTGTCCCGCCTCCTGGTCGTTCACTGCTACTCCTCCTCACAGCTCCTCCTCACGCTCCACTTCCTGGAGACCACCTTGTCGTCACGGCCCGCCCTGGCGCTGATCCTCATAGACAGCATTTCCGCGTTTTATTGGGTGGATCGCTGCGAGGACGGGGTCAGCTACACCAAACAGGAGGAGAAGCTCAGCAGGTGTGCGGAGCTGCTGGGACGCCTGCTCAG GGATTATAGAATCACCGTCTTCGCCACCTGTCACGCCATCAGGAGGCCCGCcgtcccctcctcctcctcagactCCGAGCGGTCGTACCTCTGCCGCTCCTGGCAGAGGCTGGTGACCCACCGGCTGCTGTGCTCCAGGCAGAAGCCAGGAAACAACGTGGCTGGTGAAGGAGGAGACGACCAGGAGCAGAGGAGACATCAAATCTTCACCGTCCACtgcaccaccacctcctccatgGTCAAGGCCTCCTGGAGCAGCTCCTTCTGTGTGACGGAGGCAGGAGTGGAGTTCCTGTTGGAGTCGGAGGAGAACAAATGTGCTGCACGTCAGTAA